One window of the Shewanella litorisediminis genome contains the following:
- a CDS encoding TonB-dependent siderophore receptor — protein sequence MLLKFSTLSLAVLAALQSPLALANEASHGDMERIEVKGRSFNEYKVGAANGAMRGDMLLLETPQSVSVIPDFVTDEQLATNLAEVLVNDSSITAGTQRWNRQVFSLRGFELDSGSGYLANGHQLFAHYVLPIEILSQVEVLKGPSSMLYGQSGPGGLVNMVTKKPTYDPLFELGFDTDEEGSTRFQLDAGGALTDSLRYRAVAVKQDTEYWRSYSPLPGEQAEQQERDRWLGFVAVDYDISDKVLLSLRYDRTEDKTGIDIGGWLDKDGNLIGGREQIWDMPWAFTDNSITNLGADLAWQLSDNWHLKLGYNDQQFNRQRFDSAPRYNADAMTKGYQLSPFDRFDDWSHKTAYVDLNGEFELAGMEHKLLLGANKLDYGYAQLRTPGAKQNVMPGVAVPRPDISYKDDTSWYTSEYQFYGVYLQDLISINDQWKVLAGVRFDEQKEDSGNDNAVSPKFGVIWQPQQDLSLYANYSRSFVPQGKVNDENDLSHEMELDPEFGTQYELGAKWELMNGGLLLTGALFDIEIDNRIVVHTLDVPVGDITRVTRQDGIQHHKGMELGAQGQVSDSLFLTASMMYLDAEYKTADSLNGKTPIDAPEWSANIWSRYEVTDNFAVNLGAVYVGERFADTQNSIRKDGYVRFDMGAAYTFHIGGSEFDVRANVRNLFDTEYLDGGNYQMVTIGQERNVNLALNARF from the coding sequence TTTAACGAATACAAGGTCGGTGCTGCTAATGGCGCCATGCGCGGCGATATGTTATTGCTGGAGACGCCACAGTCAGTGAGTGTGATCCCGGACTTCGTAACCGACGAGCAGCTCGCCACTAACCTTGCTGAAGTGCTGGTGAACGACTCTTCCATCACTGCCGGTACCCAACGCTGGAACCGTCAGGTGTTTTCACTGCGGGGGTTCGAGCTGGACTCTGGCTCTGGCTACCTCGCCAACGGCCATCAGCTGTTTGCCCACTATGTGTTGCCGATTGAAATCTTAAGCCAGGTGGAAGTGCTCAAGGGGCCTTCTTCCATGCTCTATGGCCAGTCTGGCCCGGGTGGGCTGGTGAACATGGTCACCAAGAAGCCTACCTATGACCCCCTATTTGAACTGGGCTTTGATACCGATGAAGAAGGTTCGACCCGCTTTCAGCTGGATGCAGGTGGCGCGCTGACGGATTCACTGCGCTACAGAGCCGTGGCCGTCAAACAGGACACCGAGTACTGGCGCAGCTATTCACCGTTGCCGGGCGAACAGGCCGAGCAACAGGAGCGTGACCGTTGGCTCGGCTTTGTTGCCGTCGATTACGACATCAGCGACAAGGTGCTGCTGTCGCTGCGCTATGACCGCACCGAAGATAAAACCGGCATCGATATTGGCGGTTGGCTCGACAAAGACGGCAACCTGATTGGTGGCCGCGAACAAATCTGGGATATGCCCTGGGCCTTTACCGACAATAGCATCACCAATCTGGGCGCCGATCTGGCTTGGCAGTTAAGTGACAACTGGCATTTGAAGCTGGGTTATAACGATCAACAGTTCAATCGGCAACGCTTTGATTCGGCGCCTCGTTACAATGCCGATGCCATGACCAAGGGATACCAGCTAAGCCCCTTCGACCGTTTCGATGACTGGAGCCACAAGACGGCATACGTGGACTTAAATGGTGAGTTTGAACTGGCGGGGATGGAGCACAAATTGCTGCTGGGCGCCAATAAGCTGGATTATGGCTATGCCCAATTGAGAACGCCCGGTGCAAAGCAAAATGTTATGCCCGGTGTGGCTGTGCCCCGTCCCGACATTTCCTACAAGGATGACACCAGCTGGTACACCAGTGAGTACCAGTTCTACGGCGTTTACCTGCAAGACCTTATCAGCATCAACGACCAGTGGAAGGTATTGGCCGGCGTGCGCTTCGATGAGCAAAAGGAAGACTCCGGCAACGATAATGCCGTATCGCCCAAATTTGGTGTGATTTGGCAGCCGCAGCAGGACTTGAGCCTGTACGCCAACTACTCCAGGAGTTTCGTCCCTCAGGGTAAGGTCAATGATGAGAACGACCTGAGCCATGAAATGGAGCTGGATCCTGAATTTGGTACCCAATATGAACTGGGTGCCAAATGGGAGCTGATGAATGGCGGTCTGCTGCTGACCGGCGCCCTGTTTGATATCGAAATCGATAACCGTATTGTGGTGCATACCCTGGACGTGCCGGTTGGCGATATCACCAGGGTGACCCGTCAGGATGGGATTCAGCATCATAAAGGGATGGAGCTGGGTGCCCAGGGCCAGGTCAGTGACAGCCTGTTCCTGACTGCCTCCATGATGTACCTGGATGCCGAATACAAAACCGCCGACAGCCTGAATGGCAAGACGCCAATCGATGCACCTGAGTGGTCGGCCAATATCTGGAGCCGCTATGAAGTGACGGATAACTTTGCGGTGAACCTGGGCGCTGTTTATGTGGGTGAACGTTTTGCCGATACCCAAAACAGCATCCGCAAAGACGGTTATGTTCGCTTCGATATGGGCGCCGCTTACACCTTCCATATCGGCGGCAGTGAATTTGATGTACGCGCCAACGTGCGCAACCTGTTCGATACCGAATATCTGGATGGCGGCAACTACCAGATGGTGACCATAGGTCAGGAGCGCAACGTTAACCTCGCGCTGAACGCCAGGTTCTAA
- a CDS encoding DeoR/GlpR family DNA-binding transcription regulator, with amino-acid sequence MTKRNTQQRRRSIIELLNAQGEVNVDQLASEFATSEVTIRKDLAELEKAGLLFRRYGGAVPLPQELNAQAVAISPVKLAIAKEAAKLIRDHNRIIIDYGSTTLGLIPELAQRRGLVVMTNSLQLANAIHELEQEPTLLMTGGTWDPHSESFQGLVAEQVLRSYDFDQLFIGADGIDLSRGTTTFNELVGLSRVMAEVSREVIVMLESDKIGRRIPNLELPWSQVSAVVTDNRLPKEAVATIETHGVKVYLADVQ; translated from the coding sequence ATGACCAAACGCAATACTCAGCAGCGCCGCCGCAGCATTATCGAACTTCTGAATGCCCAGGGTGAGGTGAATGTGGACCAATTGGCGAGCGAGTTTGCCACCTCCGAGGTGACCATTCGCAAGGACCTGGCAGAGCTTGAGAAGGCGGGCTTGCTGTTTCGCCGTTATGGTGGCGCCGTGCCCTTGCCCCAGGAGCTGAACGCCCAGGCAGTGGCCATCTCCCCGGTGAAGCTTGCCATAGCCAAAGAGGCGGCCAAACTCATCCGCGACCATAACCGCATCATCATTGACTATGGCAGCACCACATTGGGGCTTATTCCCGAACTTGCCCAACGGCGCGGGTTGGTGGTGATGACCAATTCGCTGCAGCTGGCCAATGCCATCCATGAACTGGAGCAGGAACCAACACTTCTGATGACCGGCGGCACCTGGGATCCCCATTCCGAAAGCTTTCAGGGGCTGGTGGCCGAGCAGGTACTGCGCTCTTACGACTTCGATCAACTTTTTATCGGTGCCGATGGCATAGACCTCAGCCGCGGCACCACCACCTTCAACGAACTCGTTGGCCTGTCACGTGTGATGGCCGAGGTGTCGCGGGAGGTAATTGTCATGCTGGAGTCCGACAAGATAGGCCGACGCATTCCCAATCTCGAGCTGCCCTGGAGTCAGGTCAGCGCAGTGGTCACAGACAACAGATTGCCCAAAGAGGCAGTGGCCACCATAGAGACCCATGGGGTGAAGGTGTATCTGGCGGATGTTCAGTAG